A region from the Aegilops tauschii subsp. strangulata cultivar AL8/78 chromosome 5, Aet v6.0, whole genome shotgun sequence genome encodes:
- the LOC109781383 gene encoding uncharacterized protein produces MASTSTSFVAMALVTAVMLSTCHAARLLADVPALPTPMLPPVPVVPTVPAVPGGVVPTVPTVPNVPTVPTVPGIPTVPTVPTVPGVPTVPTVPGVPTVPVPGAVVPTIPAVPTVPGVPTVPVPGAVVPTVPTAPSVPTVPTVPGVPTLPMPSVPGVPNVPLPPMPSVPDLPKVPLPPMPSVPGVPKVPLPPVPSVPGVPAVP; encoded by the coding sequence ATGGCTTCCACGTCGACGAGCTTCGTGGCCATGGCGCTCGTCACCGCCGTCATGCTCAGCACGTGCCATGCCGCGCGCCTCCTCGCAGACGTTCCGGCCTTGCCCACACCGATGCTGCCCCCCGTGCCCGTCGTCCCTACAGTCCCCGCCGTGCCAGGCGGCGTCGTTCCCACGGTGCCCACCGTGCCGAACGTCCCGACGGTTCCCACCGTACCAGGCATCCCGACGGTGCCGACAGTTCCCACCGTGCCCGGCGTGCCGACGGTGCCCACCGTGCCAGGTGTGCCAACGGTGCCAGTACCTGGTGCCGTCGTGCCGACCATCCCAGCGGTTCCCACCGTGCCAGGCGTGCCGACTGTGCCGGTTCCTGGCGCCGTCGTGCCGACAGTGCCCACTGCGCCGAGTGTGCCGACGGTTCCCACAGTGCCAGGGGTGCCGACGTTGCCGATGCCGTCTGTCCCCGGCGTGCCTAACGTGCCGCTGCCGCCTATGCCGTCCGTCCCCGACCTGCCCAAGGTGCCACTGCCGCCGATGCCGTCCGTCCCTGGCGTGCCCAAGGTGCCACTGCCGCCGGTGCCGTCTGTTCCCGGTGTGCCGGCCGTGCCATAG
- the LOC109781373 gene encoding uncharacterized protein produces the protein MASRASMLAMIMACALLLAGSTCDAARNLADTTPAAAAPAASVVPGLPAEPTDTVTLMPPMPSVTLPTVPQVTLPPMPAIVVPKAVLPPMPKVTLPTVPQVTMAPMPAIVVPKVTLPPLPFVPNVNVPMPFAAPPPSK, from the coding sequence ATGGCTTCCAGGGCGAGCATGTTGGCCATGATCATGGCGTGCGCGCTCCTCCTCGCCGGAAGCACGTGCGACGCTGCCCGCAACCTGGCCGACACGACCCCCGCGGCTGCCGCTCCGGCTGCTAGCGTCGTACCTGGCCTGCCGGCCGAGCCCACGGACACGGTCACCCTGATGCCACCAATGCCGTCGGTCACCCTGCCCACCGTGCCACAGGTGACGCTGCCGCCCATGCCGGCCATCGTCGTGCCCAAGGCGGTCCTGCCACCCATGCCCAAGGTGACCCTACCCACCGTGCCGCAGGTCACCATGGCGCCGATGCCCGCCATTGTCGTGCCCAAGGTGacgctgccgccgctgccgttCGTCCCGAATGTGAACGTACCTATGCCGTTCGCGGCACCGCCCCCGTCAAAGTAG